The nucleotide sequence GTTCGCCGCGAGATGTTCGAGCCGGGCGGGGTCCAGCAGGCGCACCCCGCCGGGCACGATCAGGATCGCCTTCTCCCGGTCGAGCCTCGTCAGCATCCGGCTCACCGTCTCGATGGTGAGGCCGAGATGGTCGGCGATGTCCTGGCGGCCCATCGGCAGCTCGACAGTGACGGAATCGTGGCCGATGCGGCCGTAGCGCGCGCGCTGGCCGAGCAGGAAGCTCGCCACCTTCTCCTCGGCGGTGCGTCGGCCCAGCAGCATCATGTGATCCTGTGCCAGCGTCAGCTCGTGGCCGGCCCGCTCGTAGAGGCGCTGCAGCAGGTGCGGGGTCTGCGCCACGAGGCCGGCGAAGGCGCGCCGCTCGAACCGGCACAGCGTCGTCGGCGCCAGCGCCTCGGCGGTGACGGTGAAGCGCTCCGGCAGCGCGAGGCCGAGGAAGTCGCCGACCATGGCAAAGCCCATCACCTGCCGCCGCCCGTCCGGCAGGAGCCGCGACAGGCGCAAGGCGCCCTCGGTGACGTTGTAGACGGCGCCCGCCCGGTCGTCCTGCTGGAACAGGGCCTGGCGCGGATCGAGATGGACGGTCTGGCTCAGCGCCTCCAAACCGGCGAGTTCCTCGTGCGTCAGGGCGGCACAGACGCTGACGAGGCGGACCTTGCACGCGGCGCAGCCGCTCTCCGACCGGTCGTGGACGCAGGCGTGCCCGACTGAAATCGGCTGGACACCGCTGCTCTCGGCAGAGCCTTGCATCGGAGACCTCCCGCCCGCGGCACGCTCAAGCCGATTCAATAGCCTGCGCCTGCGCCGCTTGTGAAGTCGAAACCGGGCCCGGCCGAAACGCGTCGAGGATGAGGTACGGATCAGGCCGCCGCATTACGGCGACGGGCGCGCGACCTTTCTTCCGGATGCGCCCTTTCTTCGTTCTCGTTGTTATCGGGATCGTTGCACCGATCTTGGCCGCCTCGGAAGCCGACGCGCGAGGCGCGACGCGGCGATCTCCCGGATACGGCGGCGGGCGCGATCCCGCGTCGGCTCTCCTCAATCCCGCCCGAGGGAGACCCGGCGTCCGGGCAGCCCGAGATCGGGGCGGTGGCTTGTCAGCACGACGATGCGGTCGCGCCACCGGGCGAGCAGGCGCGTGAGGATGCGCGCGGCCTGATCGTCGCCGAGATGCTCGGCCGGCTCGTCGAGCAGGATGACCGGCGCCGGGCTCAGGAGCGCACGGGCGAGATTGAGGCGCTGCGCTTCGCCCAGCGACAAGCTCCCCTCGGCAATCCAGGTATCGAGACCGCCGCCGGTGCGGAGGCGGGCGTCGAGTTCGACCGCCTCCAGCGCCGCCCACAGATCCGCGTCGGAGGCCGTGGGTGCGAACAGGTTCTCGCGCACGGTATCGGAGAGGATCGCGGCATCGTGCAGGCTCAGATGCGTCAGCGCCCGCCGCTCGGCCGCCGGACGAGCAGTGCCGGCAAGCTGGATCGTCGCGCCGGGCTCGTCCGCGCTCCAGCCGGCCAGCGCCTTCAGCAGGGTAGTCTTGCCGCAGCCGCTGGCGCCGACGAGGGTCAGCGGCGTGCCGGGCAGGACGGCGAGATCCCGCGCCGGGCCGAGGTCGCGCCCGTCCGGCGCCCGCAGACGCAGGCCGTGCAGGGTCAGGGCGCCGCGGGCCGGACCGGGCCGGGGCGCCGGCTCCGCAGCGGCGCCCACCTCGGAGGCGAGGGCGGTGCGGGCGAGCGAGGGGCGGGCGAGGCGGGCGCGGACGGAGCCGAGCAGGGCCCGCGGCAGCGCCAGGATCGGCTCGGCCAGCGCGAGCCAAGCGAAGGCGAGGAAGGCGGTGGGCAGGAGCGCGGTGCCGCGGGCGCCCGCGCCCCAGGCGGCGAGGAGCACGGCGAGGGCCAGGGCCGGGCCGGCCAGCGCCAGCACGGCCTCGAACCGGGCCAGCGCCCGCCGTCCGCAGGCCGCCTCGCGCTCGGCATCGCGCAGCGGGTCGAGGGCGATCCGCAGGGCCGGGCCGCGCCGCCCCTCGGCCTCAAGGGGCACGGCGCCGGCCAGCGCGGCTCCGAGAGCGGTGGCGGCGGTGCGGCGCGCGTTTCGGACCCAAGCCTCTGTTGCGGTGAGCCGCGCGAGCGTGCGCCGGGCGACGAGCCCCCCGGCCAGCGCGAGCGCGGCGGCGGGAAGGAGCGCAAGGGGTGCGATGAAGGCGGTCAGCAGCGTGAGGCCGGCGAGCGCCGCACCGGTGATGGCGAGGGGGAAGCCGACGCGCAGCCGGGCGTAATCGACATCGGCCACGTCGTCGATGAAGTCGGCGAGCCGCTCCGGGCGGCCGAGCTGCCAGCCGGCGCCGCGGCTCTCCGGCGCTCGCGCGAGCGCCGCGAACAGGCCGGCGCGGCGGCGAACCTGATCGCTCAACGCGGCGCGGTGGCCGGCCATGCGCTCGCCGTAGCGCGAGGCCGTGCGCAGCATCGCGAACAGGCGCACCAGGGCGGCCGGGTGGTGGAAGTTGAAGGCGAAGGCCGCCGGCCCGGCCCCGGCCAGGGCCACCGCCGCCAGGAAGCTCACGGCAGTGCCGGCGAGCGCGAGGTTCGCGGCGAGCGCCAGGGCCGCGAGGGCGAAGGCGAGGCGCCAGGCTCGGGTCGAGCCGGCGGGGATCGGATCGGTTGAGATTGTGTCGGAGCGGGTGCGCATCAGGCGGCCTGCTTCTCGGAAACGGGGGCCCCAAGGGCGATGCGCCGGTCGGCCATCGCCGCCAGCATCGGATCGTGGGTCGCCACGACGACGAGGCGGGTGCGGGCGGCGGCAGCCAGGGCCCGGCGCACCCGCGCAGCGTTGTCGGGATCGAGCTTGGCGGTGGGCTCGTCGCAGAAGGCGGGGCCCGGCCGCAGCAGCAGGCGCGCGACGGCGACCCGGACCCGCTGGCCGCCGGAGAGGTTTTCGGCGCCCGCCCGCACGGGGGCGTCGAGGCCGCCGGGCCAGTGCGGATCGTCGTTCAGGCCGAGCGATTCGGCGGCCGCCGTCACGGCCTCGGGCGTCGCGGGCGTACCGTCCGCGATCGCCACGCCGAGCGTGCCGGCGGGGATCGGCATGTCGAGAGACACCCAGGTCGCCGGATGGTCCTGATCCGGCAGGCGAAAAGCCCCGGCGAGCGGCGCCTCGACGCCGGCCAGCACCCGCAGCAGGGTCGATTTTCCGGCCCCGCTCGGCCCAGTCACGGCGACGAGCCCCGTCTCCGGCAGGTCGAAATCGGCGACGGACCCGGCATGGGGCAGGACGAGGCCGCGGGCACCCGCCGCCGGAACCACGCCGCGTTCGGGCCTCGGCTCGGCCTCTTCCGAAAACACCCAGGCGAGCGCCTCGGCGGCGGCCTCTCCCTCCGCCTTGGCATGGTAGAGTTCGGCGTAGCGGCGGAACGGCAGGAAATATTCGGGGGCGAGCAGCAGGATCAGCAGGCTCTGCCACAGCGCCAGATGCGCAAAACCCGGAATCTCGGCGAGGCCGAGATGGCCGAGCCCGAGAAACACCGCCAGGATGGCGATGGCGAGCGAGGCGAAGAAGTCGAGCACGCCCGCGTTCAGAAAGGCCACCGCCAGCACGCCCATAGTGCCGTCAGCATAGGCCTGGAGCCGCCGGTCAAGCTTGGCCGTCTCGCGGGGCAAGCCGTGGGCGGCGAGGATCGTCGGCAGGCTCCGCACCCGGTCGGCGAACTGGGTAGCGAGCCGTCCGAGTGCCGCCTCCTGGGCTGCGGCCCGGTCGCGGATCATGCCGCCGACGAGGGCGAAGAACACGATCATCACCGGTGTGGCCAGCAGCAGCGCCAGGGCCGCCTGCCACGAGACGAAGGCGACCGCGCCCGCCGTCAGCACCGGCCCGAGCCCCATCATCCTGCGCGCCGCCGCGTGGCCGACGACGAGCCGGGCGAGCGCGCCGGGATGCCGCTGCAGGCCGGCGATCACCGCGCCGCGCGGCAGGTCGGCGGCAACACGCGCCGGCATGGCCGCGAGCCGCGCCTCGGCCGCATCGACCAGAGCAACGGCGACCTCCGCCTCCAGGGCGGCACTGCGCGCCTCGATCGCGCGCGCCAGGCCGGCAACCGCCAGGAGGCAGGCCCCGGCGACGCCCAGCGCGAGGCCGTCGCATTCGCCCGTCTCGATCAGCGCCCCGGCGAGCCGCGCCAACGCTACGGCGAGCCCCAGCGTCACGGCGCAGCGCAGGGCCTGGAGCCCGTGGAGGCGCGACAGGCCGGCCCGCGCCGCCCCTCGGGCGAGGGTGAGCGCCGCGGGTTCGGACGCGGCGCGGCCGGAGCGGGCGCGGAGGGATCGACGGGTCATGCCGCCTTGTGCGGCTTGGGCCACCGGAGCGGCTTTGATCTGCGTCAAGGATGCAAAAGCGCGGCGGCGCGAGAGGCAGCATCGGACAAGGAGCCTCCCATGACCGACCCGCTGCTCGTCGATCTGTCGCGCCTGCAATTCGCGCTGACGGCGATGTACCATTTCCTGTTCGTGCCGCTGACGCTCGGACTCTCGATCCTCGTTGCCATGATGGAGACGGTCTACGTCATGACGCGCCGCAAGATCTGGCGCGACATGACCAAGTTCTGGGGCCTCCTGTTCGGGATCAACTTCGCGCTGGGTGTGGCGACCGGCTTGACCATGGAATTCCAGTTCGGGATGAACTGGGCCTACTACTCGCACTATGTCGGCGACGTGTTCGGCGCGCCGCTCGCCATCGAGGGCCTGATGGCCTTCTTCCTGGAGGCGACCTTCGTCGGGCTGTTCTTCTTCGGTTGGGACAAGCTCTCGGCGCTGGCCCACTGCGTCGTCACCTGGCTGATGGCGCTCGGCACGAATTTCTCCGCGCTCTGGATCCTGATCGCCAACGGCTGGATGCAGAACCCGGTCGGCTCCGCCTTCAACCCCGACACGATGCGCATGGAGGTGACCGACTTCGCCGCCGTGATCTTCAATCCGGTGGCGCAGGCGAAGTTCGTCCACACGGTCTCGGCCGGCTATGTCTGCGGCGCGGTCTTCGTGCTCGGCGTCTCGGCCTTCTACATCCTGCGCGGGCGCCATCTCGAACTCGCCAAGCGCTCGTTTGCCATCGCGGCGGCCTTCGGCCTCGCCTCGGCGCTCAGCGTCGTCGTGCTCGGCGACGAGAGCGGCTACGCCGTCACCGACCACCAGAAGATGAAGCTCGCCGCCATGGAGGCGATGTGGCACACGGAGCCCGCGCCGGCCGCCTTTACCGCCTTCGGCGTCCCGGATCTGGCGAACCGCACCACCCGCTACGCGCTCCACATTCCCTACGCGATGGGCCTGATCGGCACCCGCTCGCTGACGACCGAAATCCCCGGCATCACCGAACTCGTCGGGCACGCCAAGGACCGCATCCGCAACGGGCTCGTCGCCTATGCCGCCCTCGAGCGGATCAAGGCCGACCGCAAGGATGAGGCGGCCCGCGCCGAGTTCGCCCGGACGCAACAGGATCTCGGCTACGCGCAGCTCCTCAAGCCGCTGATCGGCGATCCGCTGAAGGCGACCGACGCGGATATCGACCGCGCGGCGTGGACCACCGTGCCGCACGTGCCCTCGCTGTTCTTCACCTTCCGGGCGATGGTGGCCTGCGGCTTCCTGCTGATCGGCCTGTTCGGGGCCGCGCTCTGGTACACCGCCCGCGAAGCGGAGGCGCCGCGCTGGCTGTTCCGGGCCGCGCTTCTGGCCCTGCCGCTGCCCTGGATCGCGATTGAGTTCGGCTGGTTCGTCGCCGAGTTCGGCCGCCAGCCCTGGATCATCGAGGGCGTGCTGCCGACCGCGCTCGCCACCTCGGAACTCGGCATCCCCTCGCTGCTCATCACCATCGCCGGCTTCACCCTCGTCTACGGCGTACTGGCGGTGATCGAGGTGCAACTGATGCTGCGCGCCATCGCCAAGGGTCCGGAGACCCTGGCCGAGGACCCGGCCGCGCTCTTCCCCGGTGCCGGCGCCAACCGGAACGAGACCGGCCTCGTCGCCGCCGAGTAGCTCTTCCCCTCCTGATTGCCGGCCAGCCCCGCCGCGCCGGCCCCTCCCCGAGGAGTCTCCCTCATGCTCGCCCTTCTCTCGGACTACGAAACCTTGCGCCTCGTCTGGTGGGTTCTGCTCGGCGTGCTGCTGATCGGCTTTGCCCTCACCGACGGCTTCGATCTCGGTGTCGGCGCCCTCTTGCCCTTCGTTGGCCGCACCGACGTGGAGCGGCGGGTGGCGATCCACACCGTCTCCGCCACCTGGGAAGGCAACCAGGTCTGGCTGGTGCTCGGCGGCGGCGCGATCTTCGCCGCGTGGCCGGCGCTCTACGCGTTGAGCTTCTCCGGCTTCTATCTCGCGATGTTCCTCGTGCTGTTCGCCCTAATCCTGCGGCCGGTTGCGTTCAAATACCGCTCGAAGCGCCAGAGCGCGGTCTGGCGGGCGCGCTGGGATTGGGCGTTGTTCGTCGGCGGCGCGGTGCCGGCGCTGATCTTCGGCGTCGCCGTCGGCAACGTGCTCCAGGGCGTGCCCTTCCACTTCACGGGCGACCTTCGCCCGATCTATGCGGGCAGCCTGCTCGGCCTGCTCAACCCGCTGGCGCTGCTGTGCGGTCTCGTCTCGCTGGCGATGTTGGTGGCGCACGGCGCGGCGTGGCTCGCCTTCAAGGCCGAGGGGCCGGTCGCCGAGCGCGCCCGTGCCATCGGGCTCAAGGCCGCGCTCGCCACCGCCGTCCTGTTCGCCCTCGGCGGCCTGCTGGTCTGGGCCGGCGCCTTCGGCGGCTACCGGGTGGTCACGCCGCTCCCCGGCGACGGCCCGTCCAATCCTCTGACCAAGGAAGTCGTGGCGGATGCCGGCGCGTGGCTCGCCAACTTCCGGGCGCATCCGGCGCTCGCGCTGGTGCCGCTCGTCGGCATCGCCGGCCCGCTGCTGGCGGCGCTCGGCTTCCGCGCCCGGTTCGAGGGGCTGACCTTCCTGGCCTCCAGTCTCGGCATCGCCTGCATCATCGCCACCGTCGGCCTGTCGATGTTCCCGGTCATCCTGCCCTCAAGCACGAATCCGGGCCACGCACTCACCGTGTTCGACGCCTCCTCCAGCCGGGCGACGCTACGCAACATGCTGATCGCGACCGTGGTCTTCCTGCCGATCATCCTCGTCTACACCGCCTGGGTCTACCGGGTGCTGTGGGGCAAGGTCTCGGACCGCGACATCACCGCCCCCGGCTCGGCGGCCTACTGACGATCCCGGCCCCGGGTATCGCCGGGGCCTCCTCTCGCCTCAGGAAACGCGACGATGTGGTACTTCGCCTGGATCCTCGGCCTCGGACTCGCCGCCGCACTCGGCGTGCTCAACGCCCTCTGGTACGAGCTGCGCGCCGTGCGCGAGACCCCGCCCGAGGTGACGCCGACGCTGCCGACGCCGTGAGGCGTCATGCCCGAGGATCACCGCGTAAGGTGATGCTTCGGGACCGGTCTCGGAGCCGGTGTGATCGATCTGTTCCGGCGATCACCACGATCCTCATGCTGAGGTGCTGCGCCAGCAGCCTCGAAGCACGCCGCGACGCTTGTCCCAGTCGGCTGGTGCCAAGGGATCGGCGGTTCTGGCGTGCTTCGAGGCCGAGCTATCGCTCGGCACCTCAGCATGAGGAGCGGGGCGCGCGCCGGAGAAGGTCAGCCGAACAGGCCCTCAGCCGCAGATCAGATCGATGTCGTGCCGGCCGAAGCGGTCGGCGAAGGGCTCGGGCGGCGGCCGGTCGGTCACCACGGTGAGCGGCGCGGCGAGATCGAAGGTCTGGAGGTTGGCCTGGCGCCCGAACTTGCGGGAATCGGCGAGTAGCACCGCCCGCCGCGTCTGGCCCCGCAGCGCCCGGCGCAGGACGGATTCGTGCTCCTCGTAATCCATCCAGCCCTGGGCGAGGTCGCAGGCCGCGATGCCCATGATCGCGAGATCGAAGAAGTGGCGCCGGGCGTAGTCCACGGTGTCGTAGCCGACGAGCGCGTTGTCGTTCGGGCGCAGCCGGCCCGGCGTCAGGTTCACCCGGGCCGGACTGTCGGCGAGCAGCAGCGCGAGGTCGACGGAATTCGTCGTCACCGTGAGCTTGCGGGTGGTTAGCCGGCGGGCCAGCGCCAGCGTCGTGGTGCCGGTGTCGATGAAGATCGACATCCCGTCCTCCACCAGCCCCTCGGCCAGCGCGGCGACGCGGCCCTTCTCGCGGCTGTTGAGCCCGCTGCGCTCGGTGAGCGGGCGCTCCTGATCGAGGCGCGGCCGCACGGCGCCGCCGTGGATGCGCCGCAGGAGCCCGCGCTCCTCCAGCATCTTCAGGTCGCGCCGGATGGTCTCGTCGGAGACCGCCAGGGTGGCGGCGATGCTGGTGACGCCGACGCGCCCCGTCTGCGCGAGCTGCGAGAGGATCTCCTCGTGGCGATGATCGGTCAGCATCCCGGCCCTGTCCCCCTTTGAGGCCAGGATAGCGCCGGGGATGCAGGTCGGTCGCGCACAATTTCAACACATGCACAGGGTGCAAGGACCACACCGTGCAAGCCCGCACGGCAGGTCCGCACGGCAAGATCACAGGGCAAGCCTGCCCGGCCCCGTGGGAGCCGGACGGGCCTGCTGCCCAAGTTGAAGAATCAGGCGTCGAGGGTCGGGGCGCGGCGGTGATGCGTCGCCTGCTCGTAGGCGTAGGCGCAGGCGAGCAGGTCGCCCTCGCTCCACATCCGCCCGACGAAGATCAGGTTGAACGGCGAGCCGGAGGCGTAGGCACCGGCTGGCAGCGTCACCCCCGGCAGGCCGGCGATGTTGATCTCGCAGACCGTGGTCTCGAGCAGCGTGCCCGGCCCGTGCAGCGGCGGCAGTTCGGCTCGCATCTGCGGGAAGACCAGGGCGTCGAGCCCGTGCTCCGCCATCACCCGGTCGAATAGGGCGAGATAGGCCTCGCGGGCGGCGAGGAAGTCGGAGAGGTCGGGCGGGCTCGCCGGGTCGGCGAGGCAGGGCGCGAGTCCGGGCAGGTTGGTGATCGGGTGCAGCACGCCGCCCGGTGCGAAGGCATCCTCGGCTTTCGTCGCCTCGGCGAAGGCGGCGAAGCTGCGGATCGCCACGTCCGGGCCCATCCGCTCCAGGTAGAGCTGGAGATCGTAAGGCGCGGACTCAAAACCGCGGGCATCGAAGTAGACGAGGCCCGGCGTCGGCTCGGCGATGGCGGCGAAACCCGTGCCGGCAAAGGGGTCGGCCACCAGAGTGGCGCCGGCGGCCTCCAATTCCTTCTGTGCGCGGACGTAGAGGGCGGCCGCCTCCTCCGAGAGCGGCAGGTCGCGCCAGCCCGGCCCGTAGAGGCCGAGGCGCTTGCCCGCCAGCGCGCCCGCGTCGAGGCCCGCCGCGTAGCCGCCGGCCGGGCGCTTGCCGATGCCGGCCACGGTCTTGGGGTCGGCGGCGGTGTAGCCGGCGAGCGCGTCGAGGGTGAGCGCGGCGTCGCGCACGCAGCGGGTGATCGGCCCGACCACGTCGCGGGTGCTGCCGGCCAGCGGCATCACCCCAGCATTCGGCACGAGGCCGAAGCTCGGCTTGATGCCGACCAGCCCCTGCGCCGAGGCCGGGTTCTGGATCGAGCCGCCGGTCTCCTCGGCCAGTCCCAGGACGGCGAGGCTCGCGGCGACCGCCGTGGCCGTACCGGCGCTCGACCCGCCGGGGATGCGGTCGGGCGCGGCCGGATTGAGGGTGGGGCCGGCCCAGCTATCGTTGGCGTGGCTGCCGGTATGGCTCAGCACCGGCACGTTGGTCTTGCCGAGGATGACGCAGCCGGCCTCGCGCATCCGCGCCGTCACCGGCGCGTCGGTCGCCGGGATCAGATCGACGCCGCCGGCCTCGGCGCTCAGGAAATGCCAGCCGCCGGTGCTCGGCAGGCCGGCCATGTCCATCGTGTCCTTGATGACCACGGGCACGCCCGCGAGCGGTCCCAGCGCCTCGCCCGCCGCGCGGCGGGCATCGATGGCGCGGGCGTCGTCGAGTGCCTGCGGATTCATCACGATGAGCGCCTTGTAGCGCGGATTGTAGGTCTCGATCCGTGCCAGGAAGGCCGCCGCCAGCGCCTCCGCGGTGACGCGGCCCTCGGCAAAGGCACGCTGGCAATCCTCGACCGTCATCTCGATCAGGTGGTCCGCCAGCGCATCCTCGGCCATCTCGGGGGCGACGGCGACGGAAAGGGCCATTGCGTTCATCTCGATCTCGCGCTCCGCAACTTTGAAGACGACGAGGCCGGCTCCGTCCCGTTGGAACCGCTCACGAGAATCGTCCGCTCGGGGGTATGAGTGCGGATTCGCGTGCTCGCCGTCACCGGCCCTCACGGCCGGCGGGTGCCCTCTGGCAAGGGCCATGCCACAAAAGCCACAAAACCCTCGAAATGGCTTTGACCGACCTGGCATCCGATTCGGAATGCGCCCCGCCTGCCAGCCGAGCGGGTGCGGTTTTCGCACGCAGGGCCGTGCGCGGCGTGGTTCATCCGAGGGACCGTCGCCTCCAATCGCGGGCAATGCGGCCAGCGTTAACCGGCCCTTAAGCGCTGACCGCCCTCGTCTATCGGGCAGGCAGGCCAATCCCGGTTCCCTGCGGCCGGCCGGCTGTGCCGGCGGAGCTCCCGTATGCTGGATTCCGTCCGGATCTCGCTCAAGGTGCTGAACGCGGCCCAGCTCGCCCTGATCGCGGCGGGCGCGCTGCTGCTCGCCTGGATCGGGACCGCCCTGCTCGGCGCCAGCCCGGCCGCGGACGGAGCGCAGCGGGCCGCCCAGGCCGGCGCGCGGGCCTTCGCCGAGGCGGTCGATACGGAACTTCACGGCAGCGTCGCGGATGCGCGGACCCTCGCGCTGCTGCTGCGCCCCGGCGACCCCGCCCTGACGGAAGCCGACCGCGCCGCCCTGCTGCGCGACTGGCTCGCCCTCAACCCGCGCTACGGGGATGCCGCCCTGATCGGGGCGGATGGAAGCGTGCGGGCCGCCGCCGATCCGCGCCGGACCGGCAGCAGCGTCGCCCGTCAGCCCTGGTTCGCGCGGGCGCGCAACGCCGAAATCGTCATCGCCACCAACAGCGGCGACGAGACGGCCCCCTTCGATGTCATCCTGTCTCTCGGGATGCCCGGCCGTTCCGACCGGATCCAGCTTCGCGCCGCCCCGGCCTTCCTCGAGATCGGCCCGCGCCTGCGCGGGGCGCTCGACCTGCCCGAGGCGGTCGTCTTCACCGTGCGCGGCGCCGATGGGCGGGTGCTCGCGGGCACCGCCTCCACCTCATGGGGCGAGCACCGCTCGGCCTCCGTACCGGTCCAGGGCGGGCGGGAACTCGGCTCTCCCGGCTGGGTGGTGACCGCCTCCGCGCCTCCGGGCGCGGCGATGGCCCAACGCCCGGACGGACGTCTCCTCGTGCTGGCGCTGGCCGTGGTGGGCGCCGCCGGGGCGCTCGGCTACGCCCTGGGCGGCCGGGCGGCGCAGCCGCTGCAGCGCCTCGCGGCGGGCGAGGCCGGGCCGGACGAGGCCGCAGCATCGCCGGTGCGCGAGTTCGCCGCGCTGAGCGAGGCGGTCGCCGGCCGTTCCCAGAGCCGCGAGGCGGCGCTGGCGCTGGCGGGAACCGGCCTCGACCGGATCAAGGGTCGCCTCCAGACCTTCGAGGCGATGTCCGGCTGGACCTGCTGGGAGATCGATCCGGAAACGCGCCGGGTTGTCTGGTCGGATGCCGACATGACCGGCACGGCGTCGGCCGCGGACCATGCCGCCGACCTGTCCGACCTCGCCGCGTGGTTCGAGCCGGAGGATCGCCCGCTCCTCGACCTCACGCTCGACGCCGCGCGCCGGGCGGACGGGCCGCACGACGTGGTGCTGCGCGCCCGCGCCGAGGGCCCCGATCCGGCTCCCGAGGCGGAACGGCGGGTGCTGGTGCGCTTCCTGCGCGAGGCCGGCGACGGCCGCCGCATCCATGCCCTCAGCCGGGCGATCGAGGGCGGCGTCTCGGAGACGCCCGCCGGCCTGAACGAGCGGCGGCGCAACGCTGTCCTGCGCCGGGTGACGGACGGCATCGTCCACGATTTCAACGACGTGCTGACGATCGTGTCGGCCAATCTGGGCACCCTGCGCCGCCGCCACGGCCTGAGCCCTGAACCGGCGCGCCTCGTCGATGCGGCGCTGGCGGGCGCCGGGCGCGGGGCGGCGCTGACCCGGCGGATGCTCAGTCTCGTGCGCGGCGAGGATGAGGGAATCGCCGAGTGCGACCTCGGCACGAGCGTCGAGGCGGCGCTCGCCTTCATGGGGGCCAACGTGCTGCGCGACGTGCCGGTCATCAACCGCGTCCCCGGTGACCTGCCGCGGGTGCTGTGCGCCGAGCGCATCCTCGAAGTCGTCCTGCTCAACCTCGCCTTTCACTTCCGCGATCATGGGCTTCGCGGCTTCGCCGTCGGCGCTGCCGAGGAGGTTGGCGAGCATGCCGGTGAGCCTGGGACCGGATTCGGCCTGCCGCCGGGGCCCTGCCTGCGCGTCCTCATCGCCAGCGGGCAGCACGAGCCGGGCCGGCGGGCGCGGGCGCCGCATCCCGAACATCTGGAGACGGTGGCCCGGCTCCTCGCCGGGATCGGCGCCGGCTGGCGCCTCATCTCGGATGGGACCGGCGCGGAGGCCTTCCTCGCCGAGATCTGGCTCAAGGCCGCCGCGCGGCGACCGAAGGAGCCGGCCCTCTGGCAGCCCGCCTTGCGCGTCCTCCTCGTGGAGAGCGACAGCCTCGTGCGGGCGAGCGTGGCCGAGGCGCTGGCCGATCTCGGCCACGAAGTGGTCCAGGCGGCCTCGGGCGAGCACGCCCTGGCGCTCCTGTGCGAGAGCGCGGCCTACGACGCCATGGTGGCCGACCAGTCGATGCCGGTGATGACCGGCCTCCAGCTCGCCGCGACGGTGGTCGAGCGCTATCCCGACATTCGCATCATCCTGGCGAGCCCGCACGGGCATCTGCCGGCGGCCGCACGGCAGTTCCTGCAACTGGACAAGCCGTTCCGCCCCGACGATCTCGCGGCGGTGCTGAGCGCGGCGGCGCCGCAGGTCCGGGCGGCCTGACACCGGGCGGCCTCGCGAACGCTCGTGGCGGTCTCCGGCTGATCGCTTGGGCTTTGCCTTCCTCGTCATCGCGAGGCTCGGCGTAAGCGATTCCAGTGCGCGGCCTTTCAGGAAAGGTCACGGCCTGGATTGCTTCGGCTTCGCCTCGAATGGTGGAAGAGGATCCTGAAGCGATCAGCGAACGCCGCATGACAAGATGTCGGCCGAGAGAACCGAGGCTTTTTCGCTTTCCGGGAGGCTCCCGTTAACCTTGGACCCCGATAAATCGGTGCGTAGTATGTGCGTATCCGAGGATCGAATGGCTGTGGTTTCTCGCAACCATCAACGGACTCCCGGGAATCTCCGTGTTCTGGCTTGCGGCCTCGCGGTCGCGTTCGCTGTTCCGGCCCAGGCCGCCGACCTGCCGGCCCCGACCCCCGCGGCGGCCGGCGTCGATTGGTACACCGGCGCGCAGGCGCAGGCGGTGGACGACAGCTGGGCGGTGGCCGTCGACGGCTCGACCAGCATCACCTCGAACTCCTCGGCCTTCGGCTCCGTCACGGTGACGACGGCGCTGGGAAGCCCGCCGACGGTGAGTGGCGCGCGGGTGCGCGTCGAGGGCGTGGCCGGCACCTACTCCTATCCGGGGCAGTCCGTCGGGGGGCGCGTCACCGGCTACCAGCAGGAGGGCTCGCTGCTCGCCGGCTACGAGTGGATCTGGCGGGACGCGGCGCTCGCCGGCTATATCGGCTTCAACGTCCGCAGCAACCAGCTCTCGATCCCCGACCCCGGAAACCCGGTGGTCGGAACCGGCGTCGGCCTGAAGGTCGCCGG is from Methylorubrum sp. B1-46 and encodes:
- a CDS encoding ATP-binding cassette domain-containing protein, which codes for MTRRSLRARSGRAASEPAALTLARGAARAGLSRLHGLQALRCAVTLGLAVALARLAGALIETGECDGLALGVAGACLLAVAGLARAIEARSAALEAEVAVALVDAAEARLAAMPARVAADLPRGAVIAGLQRHPGALARLVVGHAAARRMMGLGPVLTAGAVAFVSWQAALALLLATPVMIVFFALVGGMIRDRAAAQEAALGRLATQFADRVRSLPTILAAHGLPRETAKLDRRLQAYADGTMGVLAVAFLNAGVLDFFASLAIAILAVFLGLGHLGLAEIPGFAHLALWQSLLILLLAPEYFLPFRRYAELYHAKAEGEAAAEALAWVFSEEAEPRPERGVVPAAGARGLVLPHAGSVADFDLPETGLVAVTGPSGAGKSTLLRVLAGVEAPLAGAFRLPDQDHPATWVSLDMPIPAGTLGVAIADGTPATPEAVTAAAESLGLNDDPHWPGGLDAPVRAGAENLSGGQRVRVAVARLLLRPGPAFCDEPTAKLDPDNAARVRRALAAAARTRLVVVATHDPMLAAMADRRIALGAPVSEKQAA
- a CDS encoding ATP-binding cassette domain-containing protein — its product is MRTRSDTISTDPIPAGSTRAWRLAFALAALALAANLALAGTAVSFLAAVALAGAGPAAFAFNFHHPAALVRLFAMLRTASRYGERMAGHRAALSDQVRRRAGLFAALARAPESRGAGWQLGRPERLADFIDDVADVDYARLRVGFPLAITGAALAGLTLLTAFIAPLALLPAAALALAGGLVARRTLARLTATEAWVRNARRTAATALGAALAGAVPLEAEGRRGPALRIALDPLRDAEREAACGRRALARFEAVLALAGPALALAVLLAAWGAGARGTALLPTAFLAFAWLALAEPILALPRALLGSVRARLARPSLARTALASEVGAAAEPAPRPGPARGALTLHGLRLRAPDGRDLGPARDLAVLPGTPLTLVGASGCGKTTLLKALAGWSADEPGATIQLAGTARPAAERRALTHLSLHDAAILSDTVRENLFAPTASDADLWAALEAVELDARLRTGGGLDTWIAEGSLSLGEAQRLNLARALLSPAPVILLDEPAEHLGDDQAARILTRLLARWRDRIVVLTSHRPDLGLPGRRVSLGRD
- a CDS encoding cytochrome ubiquinol oxidase subunit I; protein product: MTDPLLVDLSRLQFALTAMYHFLFVPLTLGLSILVAMMETVYVMTRRKIWRDMTKFWGLLFGINFALGVATGLTMEFQFGMNWAYYSHYVGDVFGAPLAIEGLMAFFLEATFVGLFFFGWDKLSALAHCVVTWLMALGTNFSALWILIANGWMQNPVGSAFNPDTMRMEVTDFAAVIFNPVAQAKFVHTVSAGYVCGAVFVLGVSAFYILRGRHLELAKRSFAIAAAFGLASALSVVVLGDESGYAVTDHQKMKLAAMEAMWHTEPAPAAFTAFGVPDLANRTTRYALHIPYAMGLIGTRSLTTEIPGITELVGHAKDRIRNGLVAYAALERIKADRKDEAARAEFARTQQDLGYAQLLKPLIGDPLKATDADIDRAAWTTVPHVPSLFFTFRAMVACGFLLIGLFGAALWYTAREAEAPRWLFRAALLALPLPWIAIEFGWFVAEFGRQPWIIEGVLPTALATSELGIPSLLITIAGFTLVYGVLAVIEVQLMLRAIAKGPETLAEDPAALFPGAGANRNETGLVAAE
- a CDS encoding Crp/Fnr family transcriptional regulator gives rise to the protein MQGSAESSGVQPISVGHACVHDRSESGCAACKVRLVSVCAALTHEELAGLEALSQTVHLDPRQALFQQDDRAGAVYNVTEGALRLSRLLPDGRRQVMGFAMVGDFLGLALPERFTVTAEALAPTTLCRFERRAFAGLVAQTPHLLQRLYERAGHELTLAQDHMMLLGRRTAEEKVASFLLGQRARYGRIGHDSVTVELPMGRQDIADHLGLTIETVSRMLTRLDREKAILIVPGGVRLLDPARLEHLAAN